CATACGAGTGGTCACGCGGGTGGAGCCGCGGCAGCCACGAGGATGCGAAGGCGGACGGACACGTACGCTTTGCCGCGAAGAACGGTATGAACCAACTGGCGGCGGATCTGGCGGCGGACCTGCCGGATGTGCGCGTCAACACCAAAATCACCGAAATCCGGCACGAGGACTCGCGCTGGCATTTATTCGACGACGCGGGCGATGCGTTTACGTGCAGCGCATTGATCCTGACGGCCCCGGTTCCGCAGAGCCTGACGCTGCTATCGGCTGGGAACGTGACACTGGATACCGATGCGGCCGACGCGCTGCTGCGAATCGATTATGCGCCGTGCTTATGCGTGATGCTGCTGCTGGACCGTCCGGCAAACCTTCCGGCACCGGGCGCGATACAGCGCCCCGGCCATTGGCTGCCGTGGCTGGCGGACAACCAGGCCAAAGGGGTCTCGTCGCTGCCGATGCTGACGCTGCACGCGGACGCCGCTTACAGCGCCGCGCATTTCGACCTGCCGGAAACGGAAATCCTGGCCAATTTCGAGCCGGAGTGGCGGCCCTACGCGCCGGATGCGCGAGTGGTCGAGGCGCAGATTAAGCGCTGGCGGTTCAGTATGCCGACGGTGCTGCATCCGGAGCGTTCACTGGTCGCGATGAGCGCACCGCCGCTGATTTTCGCTGGCGATGCGTTCGGCGAGGCACGGGTGGAAGGCGCGGCGATGTCGGGACTTGACGCCGCCCGCCAGCTCACGCGCCTGCTTGCCCGGCGATAGGCCATTCCGGGCGAACATGGGGTGGTTTTCATTCGAGACTGCTATTGAACCCAGTTTATGGAGGCGCTGCCTCCATACCTCCGCGAGGGGCTTACGCCCCCCGACCCCTCATCTGCGATTTTGTGGCGTGAACGCCACAAAATCGCTGTGGGAGGTACAGGAGTGCAAACTCCTGCCTGGGTTTGGGGTGGAACCCCATTGAAAGTGCACAACACGCTCTAGTAACTGGCGCGGATTCCCCACAAAACGCGTGTCCTTAATCGATTATGTTCCATGTTACACTGTAACTGTTTGGGCATTGGCCCGGCGCCAATCGTGAAAGTGATGATCCAGCGTGTATCCCCTCTTACTCTCCCCCGCGCTCCATACCCGTGTCTGGGGCGGCCGTAAGCTGGAAACCGAACTGCACAAACAACTGCCGACTGAGGAGCCTTACGGCGAGTCGTGGGAGATGCACGACACAGCCATCGTGGCGAACGGCGAACACGCCGGCCACGCGCTCGGCAATCTGGTCGACCAATACGGCGCGAGGCTGATCGGCGACCTCAACGACCCACGCGAGGGTTTCCCGCTGCTGCTGAAATTCCTGGATGCCAGCCAATGGCTGTCGGTTCAGGTTCATCCCGACGATGCGATCGCGGCCGAACAGGAAGGTGAACCGCGGGGCAAGACGGAGGCGTGGATCGTGCTGGCGGCCGAACCGGGCGCGAAGCTGGCGCTGGGTGTGCTGCCGGGCTTAACACGCGAGGGACTGGCCGAGGTCATCCGTACTAACCAGATCGAGTCCGCGCTCAACTATGTTGAAGTCAAGGCGGGCGACGTGATTTACCTGGCAGCCGGCGTGGTCCACGCGCTGGGGCCGGGCGTGCTGGTTTACGAAATCCAGCAGTCGTCCGACCAGACCTACCGGCTGTACGACTGGGGCCGGATGGGGCTGGACGGCAAACCGCGGCCGCTGCATGTGGGCAAGGGACTGGTGGCCACCAAACCAGACCAGCGCCCCAAGCCGACCCGGCTTCCAGACGGCGACGGCCTAGTCCTGAGCGGGCCGTACTTCGCGACGGACATCCTGCACCTGAAGGGCGAGGTCCGGATGCTGGATACGCGAGGAAGACGGTTTCACGTGCTGACGGTGATTGCCGGTACACTTGAGATCAGCGCCAACGGGGTTACAGCGAGTGCCGGCCACGGGCAAAGCGTGCTGATCCCGGCGGCAGTCGGGCCGTACAGCGTCTCAGGCGTCGGCGATTTGCTGCGCTCGTTCCAGCCCGGGTGATCGCTCCGGCCAACCACGCTGCGCCCACGCCCAGCCGATCAATGGGAACAACGACAAAACGGCCGTCCCGATGGCGATGATGACGATATTGGACGGGCCGAGCGCATCGATCAACGCGCCCTGCACGATGGTCGAGAACACCGTCGCCAGATTGAACAGGGTCATATCGAGCGCGAAGACCCGTCCACGGAAGTGATCGGGCGTGGTGCGCTGGAGCAGAACCGAGCTATAGGTCCAATTGAGCGAGCCGCCCATACCCCTGAGCATCAGGCCGAGGCAGACGACAAACAGGACCCCTGCCCAGCCGAGGATGACCCAGCCCGCGGCCTGGGCGATAAAGCCGATCAGAATCCAGCGGCGCAGGGTGCGCCCCGTCCCATCGCTCAGGATATTGGCGAGGAGCGGGCCGAGGATCGCGCCAACGCCAAAGGCGCTGTACATGATGCCGAGCGAGAGCTGGCCTTTGGCGCCCAGCACGAACAACTGCGTGCCAAGCACGGTCATGACGGCATCGACGTTGCCGAGGCTGCCGCCGAATTTGACGAACAGGGTGGCCAGCGTGGGCCGGTGCGCGCGCACATAGCGCAGGCTTTCGCCGAGGGAGGCGTCATGCTCAGGGGCGGAGGCTGGATCAGGGACGGCAGCGGGTTTCGGGGCCGGTTTGACGAACACATAGCCTTTGACCTGCGAGAGCAGCAGCCCCGCTACAAAGAAGGTCAGGGCGTCAAAGAGGAGGGCGGCGGCTGACCCGAAGGCGGCACCGACGAAACCGGCCAGCGCGCCACCGGCAGCCAGCGCCGCAGACCAGGTGGCACTGCTGAGGGTGTTGGCGACCACGAGGTCTTCCTGCGCGACGACACCTGCCACCAGCGCGGACTGCCCCGGCATGTAGACGGTGCCGAGAATGCCCTGAAGGATCACGCCGAGGTAGATCAACCAGAGCAGCGCGGGGTCAGCGATGGCGACCAGATACAAGAAGCCGACGGCGCCGCGCAGATAATTGCTCCAGACCAGCAGGCGCTGGCGATTGAAGCGGTCGAGCAGGACCCCCGCGTACGGCGAGAGAAAGAGAGGCGGCACAAAACGGGCCAGGATCAACGTGCTGATGGCGAAGCCTTCGCGGCCAGGGCTAAGACTGACGACAAGCGCGAGCAAGACGAGCTGGCTGAACCAGTCGCCGACGAGGCTGATGATCTCGGCAAACCAGATGAAGCGGAGATCGCGATTACGCCTGAGAAGATTCGCGTAAAGCTGCATGGAGACCCTTTTCTTTGCGATGAAATGCGGCGCGAAGAGGCTTTATATCCTGCCGCGCCGGGTGGGCTGAAGCCCCTGTTTATCTGCCTAACAACCCCGCCGACTTCATAATCATCAGATTGCAGCAGGCTTCGATGTTGTACTGCACGTCCAACTGCTCCGAGTCGAGGTCGTAGCTGCCGGTGACGATGACGCGCGGCTCCTGATCATGAATGTCGCAGGTCTGGCCGTCCAGACGGCGGTGGATATGCTCGGCGATGTGGTGCTGCGTCGACTCCAAGAGCTGCCGGATTTCCAACGGGTCGAGCAGCGCGCCAGACTCAGGGGAATCCCCCGTGAGTTTGATATCAAATTGTATGTCAACCATGCAAGGCTCCTGAGTTAGGCTATTATTATGCCAAATCATAGAGAGAGTTCCGAACCCATGAAGTCCATTGTGTGCCTACTGGTCTGTATGCTCACGGTTGCCATCGTGCCAGGGACAGCTGGCGCGCAGGAGAGCGACTGCCCTGCCACGCGCCTCAGCGCGGGCGGCCAGGGAATCGTCACGCCGGGCGCGTCCAACCGCATCCGCAGCACGCCATCTACGGACGGCGAGCTGCTCGGCAATATCCCGTCGGGCGGAAGCTTCGACCTGCTCGAAGGCCCGGAATGCTCGGGCGGATTCCTGTGGTGGCGCGTCAATTACGATGGGCTGGAGGGCTGGACGGTCGAGGGGAACGCGGACGGTTATTTCGTAGATCCGGTGACGGCAGGCGGGACGGCGACACCAGAGGCCGCAGCCACACCCACGGCAGGCAATTCTGAGTGTACGCTGCCGACGCGCCTCGCTGTTGGCCGCGAGGGCGAAACGACGTCCGGCACACCGAGCCGCCTGCGCGATGCGCCTTCCGCCAGCGGCGCGCAGATCGGCCAGATCGACCCGCAGACGGCGTTCGACATCCTCGACGGGCCGGTGTGTGAGGGCGGCATCAACTGGTGGCAGGTTGAGGTGAATGGTACGACCGGCTGGACAGCCGAGGGCGTGGACGGCGAGTACTTCATCGAATTGAGCGAGATCGTACCGACGCCGACGCCGGAATACACCGGTATTCCCGACGCCAGCGACGTGAGCTGGAACGCCGACGGCACGCTGCTGGCGGTGGCCAGCGCGGACGGCGTGTATCTGTTCTCGGCGGCAGATTTCGGGGCGGCGCCGACCGTGATCCTCAGCGAATACCACATCGACGAGGTCGCGTTCAGCCCGTCGGAGCCGAACACGCTGGCGGTCATCCAGAACGACGGCGAATACTGGTGGGCGGCGGCCTACGACATCGAGACTGGCGAAACACTGAACGAATTC
This DNA window, taken from Candidatus Flexicrinis proximus, encodes the following:
- a CDS encoding FAD-dependent oxidoreductase, which gives rise to MAAKIMGELSASETIILGAGLAGLMAARTLTEAGHPVTVVDKSRGVGGRLGTRRFGGGRADHGAQFFSVREPEFAAIVERWRDAGRAYEWSRGWSRGSHEDAKADGHVRFAAKNGMNQLAADLAADLPDVRVNTKITEIRHEDSRWHLFDDAGDAFTCSALILTAPVPQSLTLLSAGNVTLDTDAADALLRIDYAPCLCVMLLLDRPANLPAPGAIQRPGHWLPWLADNQAKGVSSLPMLTLHADAAYSAAHFDLPETEILANFEPEWRPYAPDARVVEAQIKRWRFSMPTVLHPERSLVAMSAPPLIFAGDAFGEARVEGAAMSGLDAARQLTRLLARR
- a CDS encoding class I mannose-6-phosphate isomerase gives rise to the protein MYPLLLSPALHTRVWGGRKLETELHKQLPTEEPYGESWEMHDTAIVANGEHAGHALGNLVDQYGARLIGDLNDPREGFPLLLKFLDASQWLSVQVHPDDAIAAEQEGEPRGKTEAWIVLAAEPGAKLALGVLPGLTREGLAEVIRTNQIESALNYVEVKAGDVIYLAAGVVHALGPGVLVYEIQQSSDQTYRLYDWGRMGLDGKPRPLHVGKGLVATKPDQRPKPTRLPDGDGLVLSGPYFATDILHLKGEVRMLDTRGRRFHVLTVIAGTLEISANGVTASAGHGQSVLIPAAVGPYSVSGVGDLLRSFQPG
- a CDS encoding MFS transporter; amino-acid sequence: MQLYANLLRRNRDLRFIWFAEIISLVGDWFSQLVLLALVVSLSPGREGFAISTLILARFVPPLFLSPYAGVLLDRFNRQRLLVWSNYLRGAVGFLYLVAIADPALLWLIYLGVILQGILGTVYMPGQSALVAGVVAQEDLVVANTLSSATWSAALAAGGALAGFVGAAFGSAAALLFDALTFFVAGLLLSQVKGYVFVKPAPKPAAVPDPASAPEHDASLGESLRYVRAHRPTLATLFVKFGGSLGNVDAVMTVLGTQLFVLGAKGQLSLGIMYSAFGVGAILGPLLANILSDGTGRTLRRWILIGFIAQAAGWVILGWAGVLFVVCLGLMLRGMGGSLNWTYSSVLLQRTTPDHFRGRVFALDMTLFNLATVFSTIVQGALIDALGPSNIVIIAIGTAVLSLFPLIGWAWAQRGWPERSPGLERAQQIADA
- a CDS encoding SH3 domain-containing protein, encoding MKSIVCLLVCMLTVAIVPGTAGAQESDCPATRLSAGGQGIVTPGASNRIRSTPSTDGELLGNIPSGGSFDLLEGPECSGGFLWWRVNYDGLEGWTVEGNADGYFVDPVTAGGTATPEAAATPTAGNSECTLPTRLAVGREGETTSGTPSRLRDAPSASGAQIGQIDPQTAFDILDGPVCEGGINWWQVEVNGTTGWTAEGVDGEYFIELSEIVPTPTPEYTGIPDASDVSWNADGTLLAVASADGVYLFSAADFGAAPTVILSEYHIDEVAFSPSEPNTLAVIQNDGEYWWAAAYDIETGETLNEFVSPRPVMFPHDLVYSADGSLLALNDAGTPVALDTETYATASQMYLDDYSNGEVAYLGAYGATISPDGQWLGAVDVRVMAAPFGGTPADMRLFDRDIIEAFIATMAFSPDSTHLAVGDAEGNIQQWEVATGERTSFIRGAPSSTSNAIYALAYTADGESIVTAEGDPQAIVRVFNAATLQQQSAFSGGRRAGAAKALALSPDGTLLAVIFDDTVRIIETGGYTQVGELVLARP